A portion of the Clostridiales bacterium genome contains these proteins:
- a CDS encoding HypC/HybG/HupF family hydrogenase formation chaperone — translation MCLAIPAQVRSLGANNMAEVEIMGVTRHVSLDLIPGAAVGDHVLVHAGFAIQVVDEEFANETIELLKQLDIYQIGEAE, via the coding sequence ATGTGTCTTGCCATTCCCGCTCAGGTACGCTCGCTCGGTGCAAACAACATGGCGGAGGTCGAGATCATGGGGGTGACTCGTCATGTGAGTCTCGACCTGATCCCCGGCGCCGCTGTTGGCGACCACGTGCTCGTGCACGCGGGCTTCGCCATCCAGGTGGTGGACGAAGAGTTCGCAAACGAGACGATCGAGCTGCTCAAGCAGCTCGACATCTATCAGATCGGTGAGGCCGAGTAA
- the hypD gene encoding hydrogenase formation protein HypD, whose translation MDLTGFRDPALATGLIDTIAATVDRPISIMEVCGTHTVAVAKHGLRGVMPERLRLLSGPGCPVCVTSNADIDLAIEFARQPGVIVATFGDMMKVPGSRSSLAREKADGRDVRIVYSPLDALALAGREPDRHVVFIGVGFETTIPLIAAAIERAAAADIANFSVFSAHKTVPKALRALVDDPDVAVDGFILPGHVSAIIGIEPYRFLAEEYGVASVITGFEPVDVLQGIWMLAAQLAEGRADVEIAYTRGVPAQGNPIAIAHIERVFEPSDAEWRGIGVIPGTGLSIRSSHERFDAMVRVPVEPEPPRETPGCQCGEVLRGVTLPFECRLYAKACTPEHPVGPCMVSSEGSCAAYYRYTDHGKS comes from the coding sequence ATGGACCTCACTGGATTCCGTGACCCGGCACTCGCAACCGGACTCATCGACACGATAGCGGCCACCGTTGATCGCCCGATCTCGATCATGGAGGTGTGCGGCACCCACACCGTCGCGGTCGCGAAGCACGGGCTCCGCGGCGTGATGCCCGAGCGGCTGCGGCTACTCTCCGGACCCGGATGCCCGGTCTGTGTGACGTCCAACGCCGACATAGATCTCGCGATCGAGTTCGCACGTCAACCCGGCGTGATAGTGGCGACCTTCGGAGACATGATGAAGGTGCCCGGCTCACGTTCATCGCTCGCGCGCGAGAAGGCGGACGGGCGCGACGTGCGCATCGTCTACTCGCCGCTCGACGCCCTAGCGCTCGCCGGGCGCGAACCGGATCGGCATGTCGTCTTCATCGGCGTGGGCTTCGAAACAACGATACCGCTTATCGCCGCCGCCATTGAACGCGCCGCGGCGGCCGATATTGCGAATTTCAGCGTCTTTTCGGCGCACAAGACGGTACCCAAGGCGCTCCGCGCGCTCGTCGACGATCCCGATGTCGCGGTCGACGGCTTCATCCTCCCCGGACATGTCTCCGCGATCATCGGCATCGAGCCCTACCGATTCCTCGCCGAGGAGTACGGGGTCGCGAGTGTGATCACGGGGTTCGAACCGGTCGATGTCTTGCAGGGTATCTGGATGCTCGCGGCCCAGCTCGCAGAGGGGCGCGCGGACGTCGAGATCGCATACACACGCGGCGTGCCCGCACAGGGCAATCCTATCGCCATCGCGCACATCGAACGCGTTTTCGAGCCGAGCGACGCGGAGTGGCGCGGGATCGGCGTGATCCCCGGTACGGGCTTGTCGATCCGCTCTTCCCATGAGCGGTTCGACGCGATGGTTCGTGTGCCAGTCGAACCCGAGCCGCCCCGAGAGACCCCCGGTTGTCAGTGCGGCGAGGTCCTGCGGGGAGTGACGCTCCCGTTCGAGTGCCGACTCTACGCCAAAGCGTGCACGCCGGAACATCCGGTGGGACCGTGCATGGTCTCCTCGGAAGGATCGTGCGCGGCGTACTATCGATACACGGACCACGGCAAGTCGTAA